A region from the Halichondria panicea chromosome 11, odHalPani1.1, whole genome shotgun sequence genome encodes:
- the LOC135344624 gene encoding neurotrypsin-like, with translation MKLLGLVVFYFLEISNCQVPPIEGNCDSNGDLRLVHNRGEKFRAVQICSSTKWKYFSTCDKWTEEAARLACRQLNLGYLDASTSALQLTSSVGPEGLKSYTCAETANQLSDCIQLQYFAPHTTTVATVNCSNGDVHVCSTNGAMRLADGSTYSEGRLEICHNGQWGTICNQGWTDSRASQVCSRLGLPTYNATLQQFSEGTGFVYTINCTTLDGDISNCIQESSCGHSMDVGVKCLPFPDACVVPVNESIATGVTLGALIGLLAVALVVLVVVVAGWIGTCVYLQRKINKHHTHSTPVSTNDSTLQHTTQ, from the exons ATGAAGTTATTAGGTCTTGTAGTTTTCTACTTTCTGGAAATTTCGAACTGTCAAGTGCCACCGATTGAAG GTAATTGTGACAGCAATGGAGATCTCAGACTAGTACATAACAGAGGAGAGAAGTTCAGAGCAGTGCAAATTTGTAGTAGTACTAAATGGAAATATTTTTCAACATGTGATAAATGGACAGAAGAAGCTGCTAGATTGGCCTGCAGGcaacttaatcttggctattTGG ATGCTTCAACAAGTGCTTTGCAATTGACTAGCTCAGTAGGTCCAGAGGGATTAAAAAGCTACACTTGTGCAGAGACGGCAAATCAACTGAGCGACTGCATTCAATTACAATACTTTGCACCCCATACTACTACTGTGGCAACAGTGAACTGCA GTAATGGtgacgtacatgtatgcagtacTAACGGAGCCATGAGACTAGCGGATGGGTCCACATACAGTGAAGGCAGACTAGAGATATGCCACAATGGTCAATGGGGGACAATATGCAACCAGGGATGGACAGACAGTAGAGCTAGTCAAGTGTGCAGTAGACTGGGGCTCCCAACCTACA ATGCTACACTACAACAATTTAGTGAGGGAACTGGTTTTGTGTACACAATCAACTGCACGACATTGGACGGTGATATTTCTAACTGTATCCAAGAGTCTTCTTGTGGCCACTCAATGGATGTTGGAGTGAAGTGTCTTCCTTTTCCCGACGCTTGTGTAGTTCCTGTCAACGAATCAATTGCTACTGGTGTGACATTAGGAGCACTCATTGGTCTATTGGCAGTTGCTCTAGTGGTTCTAGTGGTGGTTGTCGCTGGATGGATTGGAACGTGTGTTTACTTACAGCGAAAAATAAACAA acaccacacccactctacACCCGTCTCTACTAACGACTCCACCCtccaacacaccacacaatgA
- the LOC135344601 gene encoding neurotrypsin-like isoform X3, translating to MRLLFQISVLLLTLQRGTSTDSCLPEDFGKIRLSGQRFIRNEGAVQLCVRYGRSGEYKYLWHYIKTQKGWTDHLRAANLSCKELGLNYTGVTASTVRLTEDAETVTSDVNCNSGDKNLRDCLPDSLSTGHNDEVAGLICNCREGALRLVGGSSHNEGRVEVCSNGRWGTVCGDGWTEREAALVCSRLGYPTLNATLSNFGEGSGPLYDITCRSTGSDDQECIPMITTDSSSCAHVGVRCLLFTDAGAVSSQQNEGATCESSITVRSGSGTLGALVGLLAVDLVVLVVVVVGWIVSCVYFQQKISKHHTHSTSVSTNNPTLQHTPQDEGNQTLYDTINDTATNLEHKEDTVQCVQNESYSLVGQRKTDTLNV from the exons ATGAGGCTACTGTTTCAAATCAGTGTGCTACTATTGACACTACAGAGAGGAACATCAACAG ATAGTTGTCTTCCTGAAGATTTCGGAAAAATAAGATTGTCCGGTCAAAGATTCATAAGAAATGAAGGAGCTGTTCAATTGTGTGTCCGTTATGGTCGTTCAGGTGAATACAAGTATCTCTGGCACTATATAAAGACTCAGAAAGGTTGGACCGATCATCTTAGAGCAGCAAACTTATCCTGTAAAGAACTGGGTTTGAATTACACAG GTGTCACAGCGAGTACAGTCCGACTAACGGAGGATGCTGAGACAGTAACATCAGATGTTAATTGTAACAGTGGGGATAAAAATTTAAGAGACTGCCTACCTGATTCATTAAGCACGGGGCATAACGATGAAGTTGCTGGACTGATTTGCA ACTGCAGAGAAGGAGCCCTAAGACTGGTGGGTGGCTCCAGCCACAATGaaggacgagtggaggtgtgctcCAATGGTCGTTGGGGTACAGTGTGTGGTGATGGATGGACGGAGAGAGAAGCTGCTCTAGTGTGCAGTAGACTAGGGTACCCAACTCTAA ACGCCACTCTCAGCAACTTTGGAGAGGGTAGTGGTCCATTGTACGATATTACCTGTCGAAGCACGGGAAGTGATGACCAGGAATGTATACCCATGATAACAACTGATTCCTCATCCTGTGCCCATGTTGGAGTGAGGTGCCTTCTTTTCACTGATGCTGGCGCAGTTTCCTCACAACAAAATGAGGGAGCTACATGTGAGAGCAGTATTACAGTCAGGAGTGGTAGTGGGACATTAGGAGCACTCGTTGGTCTATTAGCAGTTGATCTAGTGGTTTTAGTGGTTGTTGTCGTTGGATGGATTGTGTCGTGTGTTTACTTTCAGCAGAAAATAAGCAA acaccacacccactctacATCCGTCTCTACTAACAACCCcaccctccaacacacaccacaagaTGAGGGAAACCAGACATTGTACGACACAATTAATGACACAGCTACTAACCTGGAGCACAAAGAGGATACTGTGCAATGCGTTCAAAACGAAAGCTATTCACTTGTCGGACAAAGGAAAACGGACACACTAAATGTATAG